gtggtgcatcctcAGTGGTCTCCTCAGTGCTCCTATCTGGAGGTTCTGCTGCATCGATGGTTGTAGGGGCAGTCTATCCAATTACAAAAAAGAGGCAGGTATTAATGCTTGTTCACTGATTATGGCATTATAATGTTGTTGCAACTATGTTCGCTGTATTCAAATGCACAAATCCACTATGACTCCAAAAAATGTTCAATTTCATTACCTTTTGCAACGTGTCTGCTGTATGTGGTGTTGTTGTAGCATCAATTGTATTCTTCTTGGCCGCAGACTCATTTGTATTCCCATTGGCCGCAGTCTCACTTGTGATCTCATCGGCCGCAGGTACATTTGTATTCCCATTGGCCGCAGTCTCACTTGTGATCTCATCGGCCGCAGGTACATTTGTATTCCCATTGGCCGCAAGATCGTTTCTATCCTCATCGGCCGCAGGTACATTTTTGTTTGCATCATTGCCCGTAGTTGCAGCTGCTGTTAAATTGATGGTTGTAGGTGTATTCTACATGTGTATAAGAAGTGCAGGTAAGTGACCAGAAGTCATACATATAAAATTTAATCAGAAGTGAACATAACATAAATAACCTTGCGTAAATTACCTTCTGTACAAGAGCCAATTCCATGTTCTTAGCCATTATAGCATTGGACTCTTTTGTCAGTTCTTCTCTAAGGGAGTTTTTGAGTTCTTCCCTTGATGCTTCCCGGTCAGCAGCTTCCTTTGCAAGCCGTTCTTTTAAATGTTCAACCTCGCGTGCTTGTCGATCAAATTTTTCTTGAAGCACTTGGGTTTTACTTGGATACGTCGCCAAGTATCCACAACCAAGTACCTTGGTTGGTTTGGTTCCTGTTGTTTCCTTGTATACATTCTGGAAAATAATTTCTTCCTCACCAACTGTAAGTTTCAGGGTTTCTGATTCTCCCTCCACCCTTTTCAATGCATTACTCTTAGGAAAACAAACATTGCATGAGGTCATTTAGGTCATGTTGTGGAAGAAGATAACTTGTAACATGGAATCAATGATATGATGAAATTAGCACTCACATAAACTCGCTCAGCCATCTCATTTGACCATTTTCCTCCCTTGTTATGAGTACACTTCCAAAGTTCCAGAGGACCTGGCTCATCACCATTTTCTtcatgtcgcaccagtggcacccggggtaccaccgctgcatgacgcgtgggccacctcgcttgctcgcCGGGAGGATCGCATCCCGGGCAGCACCCcgcgagctgcccggcaagtcaccagcacAGCAGGGCTatccgggctgcgggggttgccctggagggcagcaagagaaatcccgcacgggcgcttcccgggaaggttacttgccgggaagtgcgttcccgggcgcaggcgcccgTTACAGGAGTGGGACCGAGTGGGCAGGACAGCAacaccacgtggccgctcggcggcCCCCCCGTGCACAGGGTTTGCCaagacaaggagtgaagcacactcaAGCATTACAtgcaccgacagaaaggggattccccatccagtcagcctacagtgactggcccggtgTAAATCCGAGGCACGTAGGACCCTATTTGCAGGGCTACCCATCCTGCATGAAAGCCAGCGCAGCGACGGCAAGCTGCCCGAGTTCTTttctcgccatttgtcacccatgcaccgtggcacctgtggcatccccttcggtataaaaggagacccccaccaacggtcaaagggttcggttcggtttccTACTAGTTTTAGcaagaaatagcaagtagccctTAGCAGAACAAGGGAGaacgcccggggactccccccggcaacttgaAAACCCTTGCTCATCAGTTAAtagcaaactcagaagcaggacatagagttttacacctcagggtggcccgaacctgggtaaatatGATCCCGTGTTCGTCGTGTCCCagcgcttgacattggcctcactggcgatcgtcggagcgatccccgtcgcccactgccgaacctaaaagggggtgctcacgcatccccggtgtctgagccccgtgctacgacatctggcgcgctaggtaggggcgcgtgaggagagctcgtcGGTGACCGCCAGCGCCGTCGCTTGCAGCAGCATCGGCCTCGTCTACCCCGACAACAGAGCCAGTcgccatgcctcccaagcgggctggtgactctcgGATCGACCCGCATGACGCCCTAGCGGCGCACAGGCGGTCGCACGACGCGCAATCCGCGTCgcgggctcaggagaaccctgagccctctcgggcgttgcagtcgcagctgccacccccacctcctcggccgtcggcggacaaccggctgagggggccggcggctcccagtGCCGGAGCCAGTCGCATGAGCGGCCATGATGCCGCccgcgccagccagcgagttCACTCGTGGGCCGgagacgcgcagcggcagctgcgccatgaacacaccgcgtcgcgagcgatGCCGTCGGGATCACACCCTACTCACCCGGGTGCGCCGGGGGACAGGGCGGATGGCAGCCGGTCAGAGAATCGACTGCCCTCAGAccaaaccccggcggaagcaaTCATTGCCGCGcgagtcatggtgcggtacgagccacagcaaggcacgccggcacacAAGGCGTGGAGTGcagagttggacgcgctcctcgcactcaccgcccagcagccgcagggCTAGGGCGCCCCTAGCTTGCTCAGGCCGTGGGTAGAACCCGGGGCACGGAGATGCACCCCGCGCCTCGGGGTAGGgagaaccccccccccccttgcaaggagggcaaggaggcggggaCGCCGGCAAACTGGAGGATCTCCGCCA
The Brachypodium distachyon strain Bd21 chromosome 2, Brachypodium_distachyon_v3.0, whole genome shotgun sequence genome window above contains:
- the LOC112271021 gene encoding uncharacterized protein LOC112271021; the encoded protein is MAERVYSNALKRVEGESETLKLTVGEEEIIFQNVYKETTGTKPTKVLGCGYLATYPSKTQVLQEKFDRQAREVEHLKERLAKEAADREASREELKNSLREELTKESNAIMAKNMELALVQKNTPTTINLTAAATTGNDANKNVPAADEDRNDLAANGNTNVPAADEITSETAANGNTNVPAADEITSETAANGNTNESAAKKNTIDATTTPHTADTLQKTAPTTIDAAEPPDRSTEETTEDAPPPTNEARPPQTSEKLQETLPLNIAGKKNRNGKFAKCSKGLFKGDGKDGANVAPNAYISSQQLFQHAKTRSALTKMKKQEDVSRMRP